A genome region from Nitrosopumilus oxyclinae includes the following:
- a CDS encoding adenine phosphoribosyltransferase: MNLKEKIADYPNFPKKGILFRDFSPVLKDPSALSHIADEFSKHFHPKDIDVFAGIESRGFILASILASRYNKGMVMIRKAGKLPGKTTKLAYTIEYGKDTIEIQKDIIKEGERVLICDDLLATGGTAKASAKLIEKVGGEIVGFAFIIELVDLNGIKGLNKYNCKSLVKY; this comes from the coding sequence ATGAATCTTAAAGAAAAAATTGCAGACTATCCAAATTTTCCCAAGAAAGGAATTTTATTTAGAGACTTTAGTCCAGTATTAAAAGATCCATCCGCATTATCACATATTGCAGATGAATTTTCAAAGCATTTCCATCCAAAAGATATCGATGTATTTGCTGGAATTGAATCAAGAGGATTCATACTAGCCTCAATTTTAGCCTCTAGATACAACAAAGGTATGGTTATGATTAGAAAAGCAGGGAAACTACCTGGAAAAACTACAAAATTAGCATATACAATTGAATATGGAAAAGACACAATAGAAATTCAAAAAGACATCATAAAAGAAGGTGAAAGAGTGCTCATTTGCGATGATTTGCTTGCAACAGGCGGAACAGCGAAGGCATCTGCAAAATTAATTGAAAAAGTAGGAGGAGAGATTGTAGGATTTGCATTCATAATTGAACTAGTTGATCTTAATGGAATCAAAGGGCTTAACAAATACAATTGTAAATCATTGGTGAAATATTGA
- a CDS encoding S-methyl-5'-thioadenosine phosphorylase codes for MEKDVEIGIFGGTGIYDSGLLENAQEIDIDTPYGKPSDTITVGMFKGRKIAFLPRHGKKHTIPPHKINFKANIWAFKELGITRIIAPSAVGSLKEELAPGHFVLPTQFIDFTKSRNGSFSEEGRVIHISVADPFCPELQSSILQVTDNQGLKMHKDCTYVCIEGPRFSTKAESKFYRTTGADIIGMTLVPECQLAREAQMCYASISTVTDYDVWADKPVTAKEVIETLTKNVEKTKKILTELIDKIPKTRSCSCEKALAEAEF; via the coding sequence ATGGAAAAAGATGTAGAGATTGGAATTTTTGGAGGAACTGGAATTTACGATTCAGGTCTACTTGAAAATGCACAAGAGATTGATATAGATACACCATATGGAAAACCTTCAGATACAATTACAGTTGGAATGTTTAAAGGAAGAAAAATTGCATTTCTACCAAGACACGGTAAAAAACACACCATTCCACCTCATAAAATTAATTTTAAAGCAAATATTTGGGCATTCAAAGAATTAGGAATTACAAGAATTATTGCACCATCTGCAGTTGGAAGTCTAAAAGAAGAATTAGCGCCAGGTCACTTTGTATTACCAACTCAATTCATAGACTTTACAAAATCTAGAAACGGTTCATTTTCAGAAGAAGGCAGAGTAATTCACATCTCAGTAGCTGATCCTTTCTGTCCAGAACTACAATCATCAATTCTTCAAGTAACAGATAATCAAGGTTTAAAAATGCATAAAGATTGTACATACGTTTGCATAGAAGGACCACGGTTCTCAACTAAAGCTGAATCAAAATTTTACAGAACAACTGGAGCAGATATTATTGGAATGACCCTTGTTCCTGAATGCCAACTAGCAAGAGAAGCACAGATGTGTTATGCTTCAATTTCAACGGTTACAGATTATGATGTTTGGGCAGATAAACCAGTTACAGCTAAAGAAGTTATTGAAACACTAACAAAAAATGTAGAAAAAACAAAAAAAATACTAACAGAGTTAATTGATAAAATTCCTAAAACACGAAGTTGTTCTTGTGAAAAGGCATTAGCAGAAGCAGAATTTTAA
- a CDS encoding Hsp20/alpha crystallin family protein has translation MVIKTKDTLYLVDINFYCLASYKGAYSNDQSLNFVIPIIVILFLGIIYIMTQRADSGFVSFILIGAAAVTMFYWVRVLKKMAKDQKPAYTQAREQETKNWVYDLIKGEEEFVFVAEVPGPEDKIAVRLVDGILYIRGTAGFSKEVPIEGVNEMQIFDFKYRNGVLTLRIK, from the coding sequence ATGGTAATAAAAACCAAAGATACTTTATATTTGGTAGACATTAATTTTTACTGTTTGGCTAGTTATAAGGGAGCATATTCAAATGATCAATCATTAAATTTTGTAATTCCCATCATTGTAATTTTATTTTTAGGAATTATCTATATCATGACACAAAGAGCAGATTCAGGATTTGTTAGTTTTATTCTTATTGGTGCAGCAGCAGTTACAATGTTTTATTGGGTCAGAGTTTTAAAGAAAATGGCTAAAGATCAAAAACCAGCATACACACAAGCTAGAGAACAGGAAACAAAGAACTGGGTTTATGATTTGATTAAAGGTGAAGAAGAATTTGTGTTTGTTGCAGAAGTTCCAGGTCCTGAAGATAAAATTGCCGTTAGATTAGTAGATGGGATTCTGTATATTCGTGGAACAGCAGGATTTTCAAAAGAAGTTCCAATAGAAGGAGTAAATGAAATGCAAATATTTGATTTTAAATATAGAAATGGTGTATTAACACTACGAATTAAATAA
- a CDS encoding DNA topoisomerase IV subunit A: MATSKKEQTRIKERSKKADAKQKNILEMLKSHGAKIYDDLDNGQFPKFSIPSRSVSNIVYDKKLRQYILGTNAAVRSSRNSAQLRSFTQLMWLAFFANRLTHEKKSSTLRDVYYSSQAFAIEFEDQSESDNIIVDLEAVTSKPREDFHIFPEERSSIFGDLTIEYTIPGYEGKTMNLSNHPDGYSIGPSLTTAELVDTSAEIVIAIEKGGLFTRFVEEQVDKKFKSIIINTGGQAPRSTRTLLKRLHEEMKLPVIVLTDGDVYGEHIAMVIKSGSANAAHLRELTVPDAKWVGVWATDIEKYKLPTIPMTESDIKRCYDLQKDPRYQDGIWKKELDVFLKLKRKAELEAFSKYGLTNITDKYLPQKLELAKSL, from the coding sequence TTGGCAACAAGTAAAAAAGAACAAACTAGGATTAAAGAACGAAGTAAAAAAGCTGATGCAAAACAAAAGAACATTCTTGAGATGCTTAAAAGCCATGGTGCAAAAATATATGATGACTTAGATAACGGACAATTTCCAAAATTCTCTATTCCAAGTAGATCAGTAAGTAACATTGTTTATGATAAAAAACTTAGACAATACATCCTTGGAACTAATGCTGCAGTTAGGAGTTCAAGAAACTCTGCACAGTTGAGATCTTTCACACAATTAATGTGGTTGGCATTTTTTGCAAATAGATTAACTCATGAAAAAAAGTCATCTACATTAAGAGATGTCTACTATTCATCACAAGCTTTTGCAATTGAATTTGAAGATCAATCTGAATCTGATAACATTATTGTGGATTTGGAGGCTGTAACTTCAAAGCCTAGAGAAGATTTTCACATATTCCCTGAAGAGAGAAGCTCCATTTTTGGAGATTTGACAATTGAATATACTATTCCTGGATATGAGGGTAAAACCATGAATTTATCAAACCATCCTGATGGATATTCAATTGGTCCTAGTTTGACCACTGCTGAATTAGTTGATACTAGTGCAGAAATTGTTATTGCAATTGAAAAAGGTGGTCTCTTTACTAGATTTGTTGAGGAACAAGTTGATAAAAAATTCAAATCTATTATTATCAATACGGGTGGACAAGCACCTCGTTCAACTCGAACTCTACTGAAAAGATTACATGAAGAAATGAAATTACCTGTAATTGTCCTAACTGATGGGGATGTGTATGGAGAACATATTGCAATGGTTATAAAATCTGGTTCAGCCAATGCTGCTCATCTTAGAGAATTAACTGTTCCAGATGCAAAATGGGTTGGAGTATGGGCTACTGATATTGAAAAATACAAGCTACCCACAATTCCAATGACTGAATCTGATATCAAGAGATGCTATGATCTACAAAAAGATCCTAGATATCAAGATGGGATTTGGAAAAAAGAGCTTGATGTATTTTTAAAATTAAAAAGAAAAGCTGAATTAGAGGCTTTCTCAAAATATGGTCTAACAAATATTACTGACAAGTATCTACCACAAAAATTAGAATTAGCAAAAAGTCTTTAA
- a CDS encoding DNA topoisomerase VI subunit B: MSSIKEKFNQISPSEFFYSNRDLAGFSNPTRSLYTAVREFVENALDACDQKGILPDVHLTIKAVDPEKPDPKPYILTVKDNGPGIDAEHIPLAFGTVLYGSKFGLKQARGMFGLGATMAILYGQITTNKPVIVKSSVDGATQDTFELLLDIQKNKPVIVKHTTKEVSKHGLSVSICLEGDYSKAGNKIRDYVYETSLITPYASITFDDPKDQKFSHPRFVKEIPPPPTIIRPHPHGIDVERIRRMIVESQFEIPTIDDAMIEKVRKDLGLSVKNLSFTAIMDKAKKKWKTLPRQVRVVIALMSFLKMDFEKLNKIRIEDIDMPNKKLFYWDFGDSQSKSVDMDPESQYYKQLTNTVQGEPLTTFLTKRFQRIGPTTAVKFAEFAGFKPEKRMGTLSNQELVNLSDSLQKFEDFMAPDSSCLAPLGEDPLEKGIKKFFNPDFTAVVQRSPSAYSGFPFIIEMGIAYGGDIKSGGPHVYRYANRIPLLYDEGSDVVLKVVNDTDWGRYKVKGDPPFIIVSHICSTRIPYKTAGKENVADRPEIERELRLGLQLLSRKLAAYMSKRGQADMAKKRANLYAKYLPQIAEFCTELAGKKKEPNYKKLLEENAVESKQSVEEENEIGNK, translated from the coding sequence ATGTCTTCTATTAAAGAAAAATTTAACCAAATCTCTCCTAGTGAATTTTTTTACAGCAATCGTGATTTAGCTGGATTTAGTAATCCTACAAGATCTCTTTATACTGCAGTAAGAGAATTTGTTGAAAATGCCTTAGATGCGTGTGATCAAAAAGGGATTCTTCCAGACGTACATTTAACCATCAAGGCAGTAGATCCTGAAAAACCCGATCCTAAACCATACATATTGACTGTAAAGGATAATGGACCTGGAATAGATGCAGAACATATTCCATTAGCCTTTGGAACAGTACTTTATGGTTCTAAATTTGGACTCAAACAAGCAAGGGGAATGTTTGGTTTAGGTGCAACTATGGCAATTCTTTATGGACAAATTACTACTAACAAACCTGTAATTGTAAAAAGTTCTGTAGATGGTGCTACTCAAGATACATTTGAATTATTACTTGATATTCAAAAAAATAAACCTGTAATTGTAAAACACACAACTAAAGAAGTTTCAAAACATGGTCTTAGTGTCAGTATTTGTTTAGAGGGTGACTATTCAAAAGCAGGAAACAAAATTAGAGATTATGTTTATGAAACATCTTTGATCACTCCATATGCTTCAATTACTTTTGATGATCCAAAGGATCAAAAATTTAGTCATCCAAGATTTGTAAAAGAAATTCCTCCACCTCCTACCATTATTCGTCCACATCCACATGGAATTGATGTAGAACGAATTAGAAGGATGATTGTAGAATCTCAATTTGAAATTCCAACTATTGATGATGCAATGATTGAAAAAGTTAGAAAGGATTTAGGATTGTCGGTAAAAAATCTTAGTTTCACTGCAATTATGGATAAAGCAAAGAAAAAATGGAAAACACTTCCACGTCAAGTGAGAGTTGTAATAGCTTTGATGTCATTTTTAAAAATGGATTTTGAAAAATTAAACAAAATTAGAATTGAAGATATTGATATGCCAAACAAAAAATTATTTTATTGGGATTTTGGCGATTCACAATCAAAATCAGTGGATATGGATCCTGAAAGTCAGTATTACAAACAATTAACCAATACTGTACAAGGAGAACCTCTAACAACATTTCTTACAAAAAGATTTCAAAGAATTGGACCTACTACTGCTGTAAAATTTGCAGAATTTGCAGGTTTTAAACCTGAAAAAAGAATGGGAACTTTATCAAATCAGGAATTAGTCAATTTGAGTGACTCACTTCAAAAATTTGAAGATTTCATGGCGCCTGATTCTAGTTGTTTAGCCCCATTGGGAGAGGACCCTTTGGAAAAAGGAATTAAAAAATTCTTCAATCCTGATTTTACTGCTGTAGTCCAACGTTCACCATCTGCATATTCGGGATTCCCGTTCATTATTGAGATGGGTATTGCTTATGGTGGGGATATCAAATCAGGTGGACCTCATGTTTATCGATATGCTAATAGAATTCCATTACTTTATGATGAAGGAAGTGATGTTGTACTAAAAGTTGTAAATGATACTGATTGGGGAAGGTACAAAGTCAAAGGAGATCCTCCGTTCATCATCGTATCTCATATTTGTTCAACTAGAATTCCATACAAAACTGCAGGAAAGGAAAATGTTGCAGATAGACCTGAAATTGAGCGAGAGTTAAGACTGGGATTACAATTATTGTCAAGAAAATTGGCAGCATACATGTCTAAACGTGGCCAAGCTGATATGGCTAAAAAGAGAGCAAATCTTTATGCAAAATATTTACCACAAATTGCAGAATTTTGTACAGAGCTTGCTGGAAAAAAGAAAGAACCTAATTACAAGAAACTATTAGAAGAAAACGCAGTTGAATCTAAACAATCAGTAGAGGAGGAGAATGAAATTGGCAACAAGTAA
- a CDS encoding KH domain-containing protein, which yields MSFEKLIRIPNDRIAVLIGKSGNVKSKIEETCYVSLEIDGDTGEVFIRTQGDVDKIQPFKAMEIVTAIGRGFSPENAMTLLDGENALHVIDLREFAGKSNANVERIKGRIIGEGGRARRNMENLSGTHISVYGRTVSIIGDSSKLRLAVDAISSISSGSIHGAVYTKLEAANRTAKQERMKLWEDQDVFY from the coding sequence ATGAGCTTTGAAAAATTAATTCGTATTCCAAATGATAGAATAGCAGTTTTAATTGGCAAATCTGGAAATGTGAAATCCAAAATTGAAGAAACTTGCTATGTTTCTTTAGAAATTGATGGTGACACTGGAGAAGTTTTTATCAGAACTCAAGGTGATGTTGATAAAATTCAACCATTCAAAGCTATGGAGATAGTTACAGCAATTGGAAGAGGGTTTTCTCCTGAAAATGCAATGACTTTGCTTGATGGTGAAAATGCATTACATGTAATAGATCTTAGAGAATTTGCAGGAAAATCTAATGCTAATGTTGAAAGGATAAAAGGGAGGATTATTGGAGAAGGTGGTAGAGCAAGACGAAACATGGAAAATCTTAGTGGTACTCATATCTCAGTTTATGGAAGAACTGTTTCAATTATTGGTGATTCAAGTAAATTACGTTTGGCAGTTGATGCTATATCTTCTATCTCAAGTGGAAGTATACATGGTGCAGTTTATACAAAATTAGAAGCAGCAAACAGAACTGCAAAACAGGAACGAATGAAATTGTGGGAAGATCAAGATGTCTTCTATTAA
- a CDS encoding serine protein kinase RIO, which produces MTDTISKKLESKLDNKLRSKRKRSPLEDGFKKGKVVNEVLDKPTVMTLYKMITDHVIAYVNGSVSAGKESVLFWGVDDDGASVALKIYLVSTANFKKREPYILGDPRFSHLKKGTKNLVYLWAKKEHRNLTQCYQAGIPVPRPYYVTNNVLAMEFIGDGGAPAKQLLTSEVDENDYAQAISILTDIYKKAKLVHGDFSEYNIFKTEKGLVVFDLGSGVDLRHPNAHEFLKRDINNIGRFFNKRGIPVEDSDKIFEDIVK; this is translated from the coding sequence ATGACTGATACAATTAGCAAAAAATTAGAATCTAAATTAGATAATAAACTAAGATCAAAACGAAAACGCTCTCCTCTAGAAGATGGATTCAAAAAAGGAAAAGTAGTCAATGAAGTTTTGGATAAACCAACTGTCATGACTCTTTACAAGATGATCACTGATCATGTTATTGCTTATGTTAATGGTTCAGTTAGTGCAGGAAAGGAATCTGTTCTTTTTTGGGGAGTTGATGATGATGGTGCTAGTGTTGCATTAAAAATTTATTTGGTGAGTACTGCAAATTTTAAAAAACGTGAGCCCTATATCCTTGGAGATCCTCGTTTCTCTCATCTCAAAAAAGGGACAAAAAACCTTGTTTATCTATGGGCAAAAAAAGAACATCGAAATCTAACTCAATGTTATCAGGCGGGAATTCCAGTACCTAGACCATATTATGTTACAAATAATGTCCTTGCTATGGAATTTATCGGCGATGGTGGGGCCCCTGCAAAGCAATTACTAACTTCTGAAGTTGATGAAAATGACTATGCCCAAGCTATATCTATTTTAACTGATATATACAAAAAAGCAAAATTAGTTCATGGTGATTTTTCAGAATATAATATTTTCAAAACTGAAAAAGGTTTAGTTGTTTTTGATCTAGGTTCCGGTGTTGATCTTAGACATCCAAACGCCCATGAATTTCTTAAACGTGATATTAATAACATCGGAAGATTCTTCAATAAAAGAGGAATTCCTGTTGAAGATTCAGATAAAATATTTGAGGATATTGTAAAATGA
- a CDS encoding DUF424 domain-containing protein, translating to MQYSVRTTNYQNQSMLNICDAELLGKKIIEGDLTMHISENYYGERFVEKDEAESLLKNSSIINMAGKETVSLSLKLGIGSENAVKIVSDVPFLIIFNI from the coding sequence ATGCAATATTCGGTAAGAACTACGAATTATCAAAATCAATCAATGCTCAATATTTGCGATGCTGAGTTATTGGGGAAAAAAATTATTGAAGGTGACTTAACTATGCATATTAGTGAAAATTACTACGGAGAAAGATTTGTTGAAAAAGATGAAGCTGAATCTTTATTGAAAAACTCTTCCATTATTAATATGGCTGGAAAAGAAACTGTTTCATTATCTCTAAAACTAGGTATTGGTTCTGAAAATGCGGTAAAAATAGTTTCAGATGTTCCGTTTTTAATTATATTTAACATCTAA
- a CDS encoding translation initiation factor IF-2 subunit beta gives MTKSDYENLLKRIQDKLGDTDKESQTRFELPVVDVMWEGQKTFLRNFSEFPKVLRRDPDKVLQYLSKEFAVPAERLGDKAMFVGRRAPDDFTRLFQIYVKDYLECPTCKSPDTKILKENRISFLICEACGAKSTLKGKYA, from the coding sequence GTGACTAAATCAGACTACGAAAACCTACTCAAACGTATTCAGGATAAACTAGGTGACACTGACAAGGAATCTCAAACTAGATTTGAGCTTCCTGTTGTTGATGTAATGTGGGAGGGTCAAAAAACCTTTTTAAGAAATTTTTCAGAATTCCCAAAGGTTTTGCGAAGAGATCCTGACAAAGTTTTACAATATCTTTCAAAAGAATTTGCAGTTCCAGCAGAAAGACTTGGCGATAAAGCAATGTTTGTTGGTAGAAGGGCACCTGATGATTTCACGAGATTATTTCAAATTTATGTAAAAGACTATCTTGAATGTCCAACATGTAAAAGTCCTGATACAAAAATTCTAAAAGAAAATAGAATTTCATTTTTAATCTGTGAAGCATGTGGAGCAAAATCTACTTTGAAAGGTAAATATGCGTAA
- a CDS encoding DUF5679 domain-containing protein — protein MVQAYCVKCRAKRDIKDPKETTLKNGRPAVKGTCPTCGTNVFRIGKME, from the coding sequence ATGGTTCAAGCATATTGTGTAAAATGTAGAGCAAAAAGGGATATCAAAGATCCTAAAGAAACTACACTAAAGAACGGACGTCCTGCAGTAAAAGGTACATGTCCAACATGTGGTACGAACGTCTTCCGAATAGGAAAGATGGAATAA
- a CDS encoding DUF373 family protein, whose product MSQRTGKVEKDVNASTANKLLVICIDRDNDVGEKAGIVTPVVGRDACIEAAQRLALEDPEDADSNSIFAAIKTYEDLISKGYQVEVVTVAGVKDRGVQADEKILVETRKVLKKFSANGAVIVSDGEDDESVIPVIQNVLPVVSVQRVVMKVSRSVEYSYAVFGKYLKMLAYDSKYSKFFLGVPGILLLIGGVATVFGYTAEIFAVLVSILGGAFLIRAFDIDRVWSNWSKPTPMGFIRMFTMVAGVLLILSSVPAGISAVDTELVEANVQLISIITDKIIVGQFVSGVLPILWIGLGSIFAGTLLSNWIGGIPRQISDTLRIIVLGALYPTVLQFTNIMIHDEPSLTLIPPLLGGLAATLVSATILFKKYRKHKDQEMISD is encoded by the coding sequence ATGTCTCAACGAACAGGCAAAGTGGAAAAGGACGTAAATGCATCAACTGCTAATAAATTACTAGTAATTTGTATTGATAGAGATAATGATGTGGGAGAGAAAGCAGGGATTGTCACACCTGTTGTTGGAAGAGATGCATGTATTGAAGCAGCACAGAGATTAGCATTAGAAGATCCAGAGGATGCAGATTCAAATTCAATTTTTGCAGCAATTAAAACATATGAAGATTTGATCAGTAAAGGATACCAAGTAGAGGTAGTAACTGTTGCAGGAGTTAAAGATAGAGGAGTTCAAGCTGATGAAAAAATCCTAGTTGAAACAAGAAAAGTTTTAAAAAAATTTTCTGCAAACGGTGCAGTAATTGTGTCGGATGGAGAAGATGATGAAAGTGTCATACCAGTAATTCAAAATGTATTACCAGTAGTATCAGTACAGCGAGTAGTAATGAAAGTAAGTAGAAGTGTAGAATATTCTTATGCAGTTTTTGGAAAATATCTTAAAATGCTTGCATATGATTCAAAATATTCAAAATTCTTTTTAGGTGTTCCAGGAATTCTATTGTTAATTGGTGGAGTTGCAACAGTATTTGGTTATACTGCAGAAATTTTTGCAGTACTAGTAAGTATTTTGGGTGGTGCATTTTTAATTAGAGCATTTGATATTGATAGAGTATGGTCAAATTGGTCAAAGCCAACTCCGATGGGTTTTATCAGAATGTTTACAATGGTTGCAGGGGTATTACTAATTCTTTCATCAGTGCCAGCTGGAATTAGCGCAGTTGATACAGAATTAGTTGAAGCAAATGTACAATTAATTTCAATAATTACAGACAAAATAATTGTAGGGCAGTTCGTATCAGGTGTATTACCTATTTTATGGATTGGTTTGGGTTCAATATTTGCAGGTACATTACTAAGTAATTGGATTGGAGGAATTCCAAGACAAATTAGTGATACTTTGAGAATTATTGTGTTAGGTGCACTCTACCCAACTGTATTGCAATTTACCAACATTATGATACATGATGAACCTTCTCTCACTCTAATTCCACCATTACTAGGAGGATTAGCAGCAACACTAGTCTCAGCCACAATTCTCTTTAAAAAATATAGAAAGCATAAAGATCAAGAGATGATTTCAGACTAA
- the uppS gene encoding polyprenyl diphosphate synthase: protein MPNHVALILDGNRRWAKRHLSMPKKGHWKGADAVENLLDWCEEFDIKIITLYALSAENLDRDDDELKYLYELIQMRLEKLLNDPRIHRSKMRVKGIGRIELLPESIKKVLQQLDNATKDYDNHFLNIALAYGGQNELVDAVKKIGSKIKDGSLSVEDINKKEIESNLYTSHLPQSSPDMVLRTSGEKRLSGFLMWQSAYSELVFMDIFWPEFRKIDLMRAIRTYQERKRRLGK from the coding sequence ATTCCAAATCATGTTGCATTAATTTTAGATGGTAATAGAAGATGGGCTAAAAGGCATCTTTCAATGCCAAAAAAGGGTCATTGGAAAGGAGCAGATGCCGTAGAAAATCTTCTTGATTGGTGTGAAGAGTTTGATATCAAAATTATAACCTTGTATGCACTTTCTGCAGAAAATCTTGATAGGGATGATGATGAATTGAAATATCTCTATGAATTAATTCAAATGAGATTAGAAAAATTATTGAATGATCCAAGAATTCATAGAAGTAAAATGAGAGTTAAAGGAATTGGAAGAATAGAACTATTACCTGAATCAATTAAAAAAGTTTTACAGCAATTAGATAATGCTACAAAAGATTATGACAATCATTTTCTAAATATTGCACTTGCATATGGAGGGCAAAATGAATTAGTAGACGCAGTAAAAAAAATTGGAAGTAAAATAAAAGATGGTTCTCTAAGCGTAGAAGACATTAACAAAAAAGAAATTGAATCAAATCTTTACACATCACATTTACCACAATCATCACCAGATATGGTATTAAGGACGTCAGGGGAGAAGAGATTGAGTGGATTTTTGATGTGGCAAAGTGCTTATAGTGAATTAGTCTTTATGGATATTTTTTGGCCAGAATTTAGAAAAATAGATTTAATGAGGGCAATTAGAACATATCAAGAAAGGAAGAGACGATTAGGAAAATGA
- a CDS encoding bis(5'-nucleosyl)-tetraphosphatase, whose amino-acid sequence MIEETSAGIVLFRKEGAKKLFLLLHYPSGHWDFVKGKMEKGETIHETAIRETKEETGITDVKFLDNFEEWIEYNFQYQGELVQKKVVFFLAETNTKDVEISHEHLDYIWMDYNTAMEKTTFDNAKTVLTRAQMLLSETL is encoded by the coding sequence ATGATTGAAGAGACATCTGCAGGAATTGTATTATTTAGAAAAGAAGGAGCTAAAAAATTATTTTTACTATTACATTATCCTTCAGGACATTGGGACTTTGTTAAAGGTAAAATGGAAAAAGGTGAAACAATTCATGAAACAGCCATAAGAGAAACAAAAGAAGAGACAGGAATTACAGATGTGAAATTTTTAGATAATTTTGAAGAATGGATTGAATATAATTTTCAATATCAAGGTGAATTAGTTCAGAAAAAAGTAGTATTTTTCTTGGCTGAAACAAATACTAAAGATGTAGAAATATCTCATGAGCATCTAGACTATATCTGGATGGATTATAACACTGCAATGGAAAAAACTACTTTTGATAATGCAAAAACGGTTTTAACAAGAGCACAAATGCTACTTTCCGAAACTCTGTAA
- the pyrF gene encoding orotidine-5'-phosphate decarboxylase, whose translation MATFKTRLSHISKTNGKVILANDYDLSVKNLESKTIQNIKQLHPFLCGIKLNFHLLLPLGGKEIQKINKTAHRYGLQTIADIKLNDIGNTNRVTAEHLWNLGFDAVIVNPIMGLDSLKNLVKSAHKNSKGVITLCHMSAPEAKLSYDMEIKMDKKQQLYQLFLNWALTAKVDGIVVGATFPKIIQYCSKQAGKNLSIFSPGVGTQGGSANEVISSGTNYLIVGRTILNSKNPVQVAKELQLQSFGK comes from the coding sequence ATGGCCACCTTCAAAACTAGACTTTCACATATATCAAAAACTAATGGCAAAGTCATTCTTGCCAACGATTATGATCTATCTGTTAAAAATTTAGAATCAAAAACAATTCAAAACATAAAGCAATTACATCCATTTCTATGTGGTATTAAACTAAATTTTCATTTACTTTTACCCCTAGGTGGAAAAGAAATTCAAAAAATTAACAAAACTGCGCATAGATATGGATTACAAACTATTGCTGATATCAAACTAAATGACATTGGAAATACCAACAGAGTAACTGCTGAACATCTATGGAATTTGGGATTTGATGCAGTTATCGTAAATCCGATTATGGGTCTTGATAGTCTAAAAAATCTAGTAAAATCTGCTCATAAAAATAGTAAAGGAGTCATCACACTATGTCATATGAGCGCACCTGAGGCTAAATTATCATATGATATGGAAATTAAAATGGATAAAAAGCAACAATTGTACCAATTATTTTTGAATTGGGCTTTAACTGCAAAGGTTGATGGAATTGTGGTGGGAGCTACATTTCCAAAAATTATTCAATATTGTTCTAAACAAGCAGGAAAAAATTTGAGTATTTTTTCCCCTGGTGTTGGTACTCAAGGAGGTAGTGCAAATGAAGTAATTTCATCTGGAACTAATTATCTTATTGTAGGAAGAACAATCCTAAATTCTAAAAACCCAGTACAGGTTGCAAAAGAATTACAATTACAGAGTTTCGGAAAGTAG